Proteins from one Juglans microcarpa x Juglans regia isolate MS1-56 chromosome 1S, Jm3101_v1.0, whole genome shotgun sequence genomic window:
- the LOC121247896 gene encoding metalloendoproteinase 3-MMP-like, with product MAAKRSPLFSLITLGLLLALIPFLSHATTPPHSLDQKTSPFGFLKHLQGCHKGEKLEGIHDLKMYLENFGYYHKTKNNTHANDDDFDELLESAVKTYQQNYHLKATGTLDAETVSKMMMPRCGVADIINGTNSMQSGKKKHHHHKGSFHTVSHYSFMSPSAPKWPSSKYHLTYGFLPGTPTRAMSPVAQAFRTWAGNTHFTFSQAQALSNADITIGFGRRNHGDRFPFDGTGGTLAHAFAPTDGRFHYDADEPWSVGATPGAFDLETIALHEIGHLLGLGHSSVQGAIMEPSISQGVTKGLHADDIAGIKALYNV from the coding sequence ATGGCAGCTAAAAGATCTCCCCTCTTCTCCTTGATCACTCTAGGCCTCCTCCTTGCCctcattcctttcctttctcaTGCAACAACTCCACCTCACTCTTTGGACCAAAAAACATCACCCTTTGGATTTCTCAAGCATCTTCAAGGATGCCACAAGGGTGAGAAGCTCGAAGGTATCCATGACCTCAAAATGTATCTTGAAAACTTTGGTTATTAtcacaaaaccaaaaacaacaCCCACGccaatgatgatgattttgatgaaCTCTTAGAATCTGCCGTCAAAACATACCAGCAAAATTATCATCTAAAGGCCACTGGGACTTTGGATGCTGAAACGGTATCAAAGATGATGATGCCTCGTTGTGGCGTAGCAGATATCATCAATGGTACAAACTCGATGCAATCGGGCAAGAAGAAGCATCACCACCACAAGGGCTCATTTCATACCGTCTCTCATTATAGTTTCATGTCTCCAAGTGCTCCAAAGTGGCCATCCTCAAAGTATCATCTCACATATGGGTTTCTCCCAGGAACCCCAACTCGAGCCATGAGTCCTGTAGCACAAGCGTTTCGAACATGGGCAGGAAACACCCACTTCACCTTCTCGCAGGCTCAAGCCCTGTCAAACGCAGATATCACTATTGGTTTTGGAAGAAGGAATCATGGAGATAGGTTTCCTTTTGATGGAACTGGTGGAACCCTTGCTCATGCATTTGCACCAACAGATGGAAGATTCCATTATGATGCAGATGAGCCCTGGAGCGTGGGTGCTACTCCGGGTGCATTTGACTTGGAGACAATTGCTTTGCATGAAATTGGGCACCTTCTTGGACTCGGGCATAGCTCAGTTCAAGGAGCAATCATGGAACCCAGTATCTCTCAAGGAGTGACTAAAGGCTTGCATGCAGATGATATTGCAGGAATTAAAGCATTATATAATGTTTGA